The genomic interval CTTTGACTGCACGTCAGCGATGCGAGCGTCGTTCGCCGCGTACATCGATTCTTTTGCCGGTTCGAGCGGCAAAGAAAGTTCGAGCCATTTTGAAACATTCGCATGTTCCAGCGTCTTGACGTTGGCCAGAATTCCGGCCATCGCGTAATAGTCGCGAGTCGGGATCGGGTCAAACTTATGATCGTGACAGCGGGCACAGGTAATTGTTTGCGCCAGCAACCCCTTGCCAATCACATCCAGTTGCTCGTCAACCACGTCCATCCGCAACTGCTGCTTATCCTGTTCCTCAAGATTGAGATTTCCCAAGGTCAGATAGGTTGTCGCGATTCGTTGACGCTGCTGATCATTCAATGTCTCGGCGGGAAGCAGATCTCCGGCCAACTGTTCGATGACGAACTGATCAAACGGCATTCCCTGATTGAACGCCTCAATCACATAGTCCCGGTATCGCCAGGCTTCCGGCAGGATGAATCCACGCAGCGTCAGTGATTCGCCGAAGCGTGCGACACTGAGCCAATGTCGCCCCCAACGCACCCCAAAATGGGGCGATGCCAAGAGGCGATCAATCAGCCGTTCGTAGGCATCTGCGTGCTCGTCCTTCAGAAAATCTTGTAGTTCCTCGGGCGAGGGCGGCAGTCCGATCAGATCCAGAAAGACACGCCGAACCAGTGTTTGCCGATCCGCCAATGGCGAAGGCTCGATCCCAGCCGAATTCAATGAGGCTCGGATAAAGGCATCCGTTGGCGTGAACGACGGGACCGACCTTTCAGTCAATTCCGGAATGACCAGATGACTCAATGGACGATACGCCCAGTGCTCACGTCCTTTCGTCAGGTCGAGTCCCTTCACGGCGGTTGATGCGGTTTCAACGCGGGGGTCGGCGAGACCGTGATCGATCCAGCGCTCAAAATCCGCGAGGACCTGCTTGGAGAGCTTTCCCTTGGGCGGCATTTGCAGTTCTTCGTATTGCAGTGCCTTGAGAAGCAGGCTTTCGGCACTTTTCCCGGGCGCGGCGGCAGGTCCGCTGTCGCCACCGCGCAGTAGCGCGGCGCGACTATCAAGTTGCAATCCCCCTTTCAGTCGATTCGCCGTTACTGCCGCCTGGGAGTGACAATCAAGACAATGTTCGACCAGAACGGGACGGATCTTCTGCTCGAAGAACTCAAGCTCTTCGGCTGGAAACTGCGAAGCGGAACCGTCCCCCGCAGTTCGAGTTTCCGCGTCGTCGGCGCCCCGCGATTCGCCGATGAAGGCAATCGCGACCCCGACCGCTATGACGCCGATCAATCGAATGAAGGACTGATGCATCGGAAACGTTTTTCTAATTTCAACGTGATCGATTGCGACGGCCAATCACAAGCGGTCGAGGAACGACGGAATCATCTCAAGAGTCAGCCGGACGGGACATTATGGGAGGCTACCGCGTCTGATGACATCGGCAATTGTACCGGGGGCCTTCAACGGCACAACGTCGCAATCAGATGCCGCAGATGCGTTTCGATCGTCAAACGACACAAATACAGGGAGCGATCGACGCCGCGTCTGATTTCCCGTTTTGCATTCAGGGCTTCCTTAGGAAGTGAAGCCTCAAGGTCGTGGCTTCAAGTTCAGAGCGAATACGGAGCGTGGACGATTCGTTCCGAGATCCACCAGATATTCCCGTGTGTGTCCTTCACACCACCCTGACGATCTCCATAGGGTTGATCGCCGACATCCATGATCAGGATCGCACCATGGTCGAGCGCTCGTCGCATCGATTCGTCCGCGTTTTCAACGTACAGATAAAATGAACTGGCCATCGGACCGAAATTATCGGACGCCTCACTCACCATGACGGTCGACGTGCCGAGTTGCACCTGTACATTCGCGATGCAGCCATCCTCTCTCAGGCTGCGTAAGCTCTCGACACCGCCCAGGCCGTCGACCAGAAACGTGACGAACGCCCCGGCATCTTTCACGAAAAAATAAGGCGTGACGGTATTGAACCCGGGAGGGATATACATGGCACGACACTCCTTCACCCCATCAGTTGGGTTCAGCCCATCAATTCGGAAATCGGCTTTCCATGATCGACAATGGGAGTCGGCCGTCCGTTGAAGTCACGAATCAGCGTATTCGCCGAATCGATTCCCAGGTGCTGATAGAGCGTGGCCAGGAAATCACCTGGACCACATCGTCGCTCGACGACATCCTCACCGCGTTTGTCGGTGGCTCCGATCACGCGGCCCGTTTGAATTCCCCCGCCCGCCCACACGTTACAGAACGCACGTGGCCAGTGGTCGCGACCAGGTTGGATCGTTCCCGCGGGGGCACTGGCATCGCCGGCGCCGGTACTTGGTGAGTATTCAATTTTGGGCGTCCGACCGAATTCACCGGTGATCACGACCATCACCCGTTTATCCAGCCCCCGCTCGTAAATGTCTTCGATGAGCGCGGTCACGGCACGGTCATACGCGGCAGCGCGGAATTTCATCGCCTCGAAAACGTTGTGATTGACGGCGTGATCGTCCCAGTTCTGGACGCGGCCACACAGCGGTCCGCTCAGACTGGTTGTCATCACCTCAACGCCCGCTTCGACCAACCGCCGTGCCATCAGCAACTGTTGGCCCCAGGAGTTACGACCGTATCGATCGCGCGTCTTATCATCTTCGCGGCTGAGATCGAACGCGTCTTTCGTTTTGGGGTTCGTCAGGAGCGTCATCGCCTGCGATTCGAACTCATCCAATGCCAGCAGCTCTCGCTGTTGGTCGAACGTGCGTTCCAGCGTGTCAAGATTCCGGCGAAGGTTCGACCGGCGATCCAGGCGTTTGACTTCGCCGGAATCTGTCAGACCGATGTTCGGCACCGAGAACGTTGGCTGATTCGGGTCGCCCATCACCGTGAACGGCGAGTAGGCATCGCCCAAGTAGGCCGGGCCGTTGTATTCGAGAGGAGGATTGATCCCCACATAGGCGGGCAACGGGTTACGGCGTGGCCCTTCCTGGGACCGCATATAGTTTGCGACGGTCATCCAGTCGGGAAAGCGGGGCTTCACCTTGTCTCG from Schlesneria paludicola DSM 18645 carries:
- a CDS encoding VOC family protein, coding for MYIPPGFNTVTPYFFVKDAGAFVTFLVDGLGGVESLRSLREDGCIANVQVQLGTSTVMVSEASDNFGPMASSFYLYVENADESMRRALDHGAILIMDVGDQPYGDRQGGVKDTHGNIWWISERIVHAPYSL
- a CDS encoding DUF1501 domain-containing protein → MSSHFNASVNNCSGPIGPLSGPRRSFLQAGLAGFATLSLPGILRLQARNRLHASETGKSPSEKTAVIMVWQPGGLSHIDSFDPKPTAASEYRGPFETIATKVPGLRFTELFPLHAQLADRFTVLRSMNQTAGGHPAGSMQLLSGDPDTRDKVKPRFPDWMTVANYMRSQEGPRRNPLPAYVGINPPLEYNGPAYLGDAYSPFTVMGDPNQPTFSVPNIGLTDSGEVKRLDRRSNLRRNLDTLERTFDQQRELLALDEFESQAMTLLTNPKTKDAFDLSREDDKTRDRYGRNSWGQQLLMARRLVEAGVEVMTTSLSGPLCGRVQNWDDHAVNHNVFEAMKFRAAAYDRAVTALIEDIYERGLDKRVMVVITGEFGRTPKIEYSPSTGAGDASAPAGTIQPGRDHWPRAFCNVWAGGGIQTGRVIGATDKRGEDVVERRCGPGDFLATLYQHLGIDSANTLIRDFNGRPTPIVDHGKPISELMG